A region of Elusimicrobiota bacterium DNA encodes the following proteins:
- the hypF gene encoding carbamoyltransferase HypF, which translates to MKSGWKAWRSRCRRRRLTTLADSRARLRLEIEGAVQGVGFRPYAFRLAEALGLAGRVRNTRRGAAVEIEGPPDILEEYVRRLWAAPPPVRVLGIHQRDLVPLGRSGFTIAATAQDGPREAPPPADLALCLDCRRELFDPTNRRYRYPFTACSHCGPRFSIVEAVPYDRERTTLRGFPLCPSCREEYEDPGDRRFHAQATGCPDCGPRAELWSSDGAALSRGEEALGAAVRAIRDGKIVAVKGLGGFHLLTDARRAESVGELRRRKAREEKPFAVMFPDRWALAGACELSEAEAGLWASPEGPIVLLRRRNGSPIAENVAPGNPELGALSPTTPLHALLLSDLKFPVVATSGNRTDEPICTDEREALGRLAGIADFFLVHNRPIVRPVEDSLARVVGGGTILIRRARGYAPGPMPLAGAGGAVLALGGHMKNTVALADGRRVVLGPHGGDLDTPQAVDAFHRAVEDLPRLHGVRPARWAADFHPDYASTRFARERSEPVLGVQHHHAHFAACLAEHSLDGPALGVVWDGSGWGEDGTVWGGEFLAGGRAAVRRFAHFRTFPLPGGESAVRDARRSALGLLFEMRGKDALENLEWFSENERRVLFRSLERGIGCPRTSSAGRMFDAVSALLGVKTISAFEGQAAMALEHVAEEDGGVYPFALQEGPSLVVDWAPLLEALLEEKRGSVSVGRISARFHNTLVDVIAAVARRAGEKRVALSGGCFQNARLLSGAAKRLSVEGFEVLFHRKVPTNDGGLSLGQAAVVLAGGGVSCV; encoded by the coding sequence ATGAAATCCGGGTGGAAAGCGTGGCGCTCAAGGTGCCGGAGGCGGCGGTTGACAACCCTCGCTGACTCTCGCGCCCGACTGCGCCTGGAAATCGAGGGGGCGGTTCAGGGGGTGGGGTTTCGTCCCTACGCTTTTCGTCTGGCCGAGGCCTTGGGCCTGGCCGGTCGGGTTCGAAACACCCGGCGCGGCGCCGCGGTGGAAATTGAGGGGCCTCCCGATATTTTAGAGGAATACGTCCGCCGTCTTTGGGCCGCGCCTCCCCCCGTCCGTGTTCTTGGCATCCACCAGCGGGATTTGGTCCCGCTGGGACGTTCCGGTTTTACCATCGCGGCCACCGCTCAAGATGGGCCCAGGGAAGCCCCGCCCCCCGCGGACCTGGCGCTTTGTCTGGACTGCCGGCGGGAACTCTTCGATCCCACGAACCGCCGTTACCGTTATCCGTTCACCGCCTGTTCCCATTGCGGGCCCCGGTTTTCCATTGTCGAGGCGGTTCCCTACGACCGGGAACGGACGACCCTGCGCGGGTTTCCCCTCTGCCCTTCCTGTCGGGAGGAGTATGAAGACCCGGGGGACCGGCGGTTTCACGCCCAAGCGACAGGGTGCCCGGACTGCGGGCCCCGGGCGGAACTTTGGTCTTCCGATGGCGCGGCGTTGTCCCGCGGGGAAGAAGCGCTCGGCGCGGCGGTCCGGGCGATCCGGGACGGGAAAATTGTGGCGGTGAAAGGCTTGGGTGGATTCCATCTTTTAACCGACGCGCGTCGGGCGGAGTCCGTGGGGGAACTTCGCCGGCGGAAGGCGCGGGAAGAAAAGCCCTTCGCCGTGATGTTCCCCGACCGCTGGGCCTTGGCGGGGGCCTGCGAACTCTCCGAAGCGGAGGCCGGGCTCTGGGCTTCTCCGGAAGGGCCCATCGTCCTTCTTCGCCGCCGGAACGGGTCCCCCATCGCCGAGAACGTGGCGCCGGGGAACCCCGAACTGGGCGCCCTCTCGCCCACGACGCCGCTCCACGCGCTTTTGCTTTCGGACCTCAAATTCCCCGTGGTGGCCACCAGCGGCAACCGCACCGATGAACCGATTTGCACGGACGAGCGCGAGGCCCTTGGACGCTTGGCCGGGATCGCGGATTTCTTTCTGGTACACAACCGGCCCATCGTGCGGCCGGTGGAGGATTCCCTGGCACGGGTCGTGGGGGGGGGAACGATCCTTATTCGCCGGGCGCGGGGCTACGCCCCGGGGCCCATGCCTCTTGCGGGGGCCGGGGGGGCGGTGTTGGCGTTGGGCGGGCACATGAAAAACACCGTGGCCCTGGCGGACGGCCGGCGCGTGGTGCTGGGACCCCACGGCGGGGATCTGGACACGCCCCAGGCGGTGGACGCGTTCCATCGAGCCGTTGAGGACCTGCCCCGTCTGCACGGGGTTCGCCCCGCGCGGTGGGCCGCCGATTTTCATCCCGATTACGCCTCCACGCGGTTCGCCCGTGAACGATCGGAACCGGTCCTCGGCGTTCAACACCATCACGCCCACTTCGCCGCCTGTTTGGCGGAGCACAGCCTGGACGGTCCGGCCCTCGGGGTGGTTTGGGACGGGTCCGGGTGGGGGGAGGACGGGACGGTGTGGGGCGGTGAATTTTTGGCGGGCGGCCGCGCCGCCGTCCGGCGGTTCGCCCATTTCCGAACCTTTCCGCTTCCGGGCGGCGAGTCGGCCGTCCGGGATGCCCGACGAAGTGCCTTGGGGCTTCTGTTCGAAATGCGCGGGAAAGACGCTCTGGAGAATCTGGAATGGTTTTCGGAGAACGAAAGGCGCGTTCTGTTTCGTTCCCTGGAGCGCGGGATCGGGTGTCCGCGCACATCGAGCGCGGGGCGGATGTTCGACGCGGTGAGCGCTTTGCTCGGGGTCAAAACCATCAGCGCTTTCGAAGGCCAGGCCGCCATGGCTTTGGAACATGTCGCGGAAGAGGACGGCGGGGTTTACCCTTTCGCTCTTCAAGAAGGGCCCTCTCTCGTTGTCGATTGGGCTCCGCTATTGGAGGCTCTCTTAGAAGAGAAAAGGGGGAGTGTTTCCGTTGGGCGGATTTCCGCGCGGTTCCATAACACGTTGGTGGATGTGATCGCGGCGGTGGCCCGCCGCGCGGGGGAGAAGCGGGTGGCGCTTTCCGGCGGGTGTTTCCAAAACGCGCGGCTTCTTTCGGGCGCGGCGAAACGTTTGTCGGTGGAAGGATTCGAGGTCCTCTTTCATCGAAAGGTTCCCACGAACGACGGCGGGTTGTCGTTGGGGCAAGCCGCGGTGGTTTTAGCGGGGGGAGGCGTGTCATGTGTTTAG
- a CDS encoding hydrogenase maturation nickel metallochaperone HypA translates to MHERPFTQKIVESILNTLKDYPAGHVTAARVSVGEIYHLVPDSVQAHFESLAAGTSLAGARLQLEEIPLKIRCKDCGTTGGVEDHHAPFCVQCGSFSVENVAGHEIRVESVALKVPEAAVDNPR, encoded by the coding sequence ATGCATGAGCGGCCCTTTACGCAGAAAATCGTCGAGTCTATTTTGAACACCTTGAAGGATTATCCCGCCGGACACGTCACCGCCGCGCGGGTGAGCGTGGGGGAAATTTATCACCTGGTTCCCGACAGCGTTCAGGCCCATTTCGAAAGTTTGGCCGCGGGAACGTCCCTGGCGGGGGCGCGGCTTCAGTTGGAGGAGATTCCGCTCAAAATCCGATGCAAGGATTGCGGGACGACGGGCGGGGTGGAAGACCATCACGCGCCCTTCTGTGTCCAATGCGGTTCCTTTTCCGTGGAGAACGTGGCCGGCCATGAAATCCGGGTGGAAAGCGTGGCGCTCAAGGTGCCGGAGGCGGCGGTTGACAACCCTCGCTGA
- a CDS encoding hydrogenase maturation protease has translation MTTLVIACGNTLRGDDQAGWRVADFVEKARPAGVEVRRVHQLTPELAESLAGADRTILVDASEGSRSSFKRVRARAGAALTHYLDAETLAGLAERLYGTSPEVYLLTVPGDSFDLSEGLSAAAARRAERAARRLITFLETSHA, from the coding sequence ATGACGACGCTCGTGATCGCCTGCGGCAACACGCTCCGGGGGGACGACCAGGCAGGGTGGCGGGTGGCGGATTTTGTGGAAAAGGCCCGGCCGGCGGGAGTGGAAGTCCGTCGGGTTCACCAACTGACTCCGGAACTGGCCGAAAGTTTGGCCGGGGCGGATCGGACCATCCTCGTGGATGCCTCAGAAGGGAGCCGTTCCTCCTTTAAGCGCGTCCGGGCTCGGGCGGGAGCGGCGCTCACCCATTACCTCGACGCGGAAACCTTGGCGGGATTGGCCGAACGGCTTTACGGAACGTCCCCGGAGGTGTATCTTTTAACGGTTCCGGGCGATTCCTTCGACCTTTCGGAGGGCCTGTCCGCGGCGGCGGCGCGGCGGGCGGAGCGAGCGGCCCGCCGACTTATCACCTTCTTGGAGACGTCCCATGCATGA
- a CDS encoding ATP-binding protein: MLLKERQIDQYLWDEEIIARKMVFLSGPRQVGKTTYARNLIGDRFAGSYHNWDHPTVRRSYASDPFFFLPTPSSSKPALVIFDEIHKRPHWKDILKGIYDSLDPSIRLLVTGSARLEWFRKSGDSLVGRYSHFHLLPASLSELLRSDVNHLWLSNEREWKDPWRSLLSLLSLEQKEAGSLFETLFQFGGFPEPLTRGSERFLRKWKTDYLSLILREDLRDLAHIKTIETVERLMDLLPERIGSPLSINALVPLLETTFPTIKNYLMQLEKLWVLFSIPPWSKRLARTLRKEKKFYFVNWVYASEEANRFENLVAGTLLRACLSWEDRGLGKAELLYVKMLDGREVDFLIALNGQPALLVECKLSDTEPSRFLQNLSQSLGVPFVQVVRRSGIRRIEKQFAVVSAPVFLSAFP, from the coding sequence ATGTTGCTGAAAGAACGCCAGATTGACCAATACCTCTGGGATGAGGAAATCATCGCTCGGAAAATGGTTTTCCTTTCCGGCCCCCGCCAGGTGGGGAAGACGACCTACGCCCGGAACTTGATCGGAGACCGATTTGCGGGAAGTTATCACAACTGGGATCATCCCACAGTGCGCCGGAGTTACGCTTCGGACCCGTTTTTCTTCCTCCCAACCCCATCCTCATCAAAACCCGCTCTCGTCATTTTTGACGAAATTCACAAAAGACCCCATTGGAAAGATATTTTGAAAGGGATTTACGACTCGCTGGACCCTTCGATCCGTCTTTTAGTCACGGGGAGCGCTCGGCTGGAATGGTTTCGGAAATCAGGGGATTCCTTGGTCGGACGTTATTCGCATTTTCACCTATTGCCCGCGTCTTTGTCCGAGTTATTGCGCTCCGATGTCAATCATTTATGGTTGTCAAACGAACGGGAATGGAAGGATCCCTGGCGCTCTCTCCTCTCTCTGCTTTCCCTGGAACAGAAAGAAGCGGGATCCCTTTTTGAAACGCTTTTCCAATTTGGGGGTTTCCCGGAACCCCTCACCAGGGGGTCCGAACGGTTTTTGCGAAAATGGAAAACCGATTACCTTTCTTTAATTTTACGCGAGGATTTGCGCGACCTGGCCCACATCAAAACGATCGAGACGGTTGAAAGGCTTATGGACCTTCTGCCGGAAAGGATCGGGAGCCCGTTGTCCATCAATGCCTTAGTGCCGCTATTGGAAACCACGTTCCCCACCATCAAGAACTATCTGATGCAACTGGAAAAACTCTGGGTGCTTTTTTCCATTCCCCCCTGGAGCAAACGCCTTGCGCGCACGCTTCGCAAAGAGAAAAAATTCTATTTCGTCAACTGGGTCTACGCCTCCGAGGAGGCCAATCGCTTTGAGAACCTGGTCGCCGGCACCCTTTTGCGGGCCTGCCTCAGCTGGGAGGACCGCGGGCTCGGGAAAGCGGAGCTCCTTTACGTGAAAATGCTAGACGGGCGCGAGGTCGATTTCCTCATCGCCCTCAATGGCCAACCCGCCCTGTTGGTGGAGTGCAAATTAAGCGACACCGAACCCAGCCGTTTCCTCCAGAACTTGTCCCAATCCCTCGGGGTTCCCTTCGTCCAAGTGGTCCGCCGATCCGGGATCCGGCGAATCGAAAAACAGTTCGCCGTCGTCTCCGCCCCCGTATTCCTTTCGGCCTTCCCATGA
- a CDS encoding DUF3108 domain-containing protein has product MNYTPKKPIGTNARGEKPHPDSALSGRKLFTPVLWFFSVFFLSTARVSGEETFAWRSILQAAFGAGERIVYTVKYGALAGGAASQEIIGVEDMGGRKAFHIVSEAQSNKTFSAVLKVRERRDSWMDAQSLSSLKLVEDLKEGSYERKSETRVDPAQGRLAYTYKTKKHHGTNDIAVDPFIQDSVSLVYYLRTLPLEAGKSYDVPLHLGGNAHVARIRVKGVEKIKVPAGSFECYHLIPAIVGEAKSDWSLEVWLTTDLRRLPVLLKSKIAVGSFTARMSDFIPGTTDAK; this is encoded by the coding sequence ATGAACTATACACCCAAGAAACCAATAGGGACGAACGCTCGCGGGGAAAAGCCCCATCCGGACAGCGCCCTCTCGGGGAGAAAACTCTTCACACCCGTTCTCTGGTTTTTTTCGGTTTTCTTTCTTTCGACGGCCAGGGTCTCAGGGGAGGAAACGTTTGCCTGGCGGTCCATTTTGCAGGCGGCGTTCGGTGCCGGAGAGCGCATTGTCTACACCGTCAAATACGGCGCCCTGGCCGGGGGCGCGGCCTCCCAGGAAATTATAGGCGTGGAGGACATGGGCGGGCGGAAAGCCTTCCACATCGTCTCCGAAGCCCAGTCCAACAAGACCTTCAGCGCCGTTTTGAAAGTCCGCGAACGGCGGGACAGTTGGATGGACGCACAAAGTCTCTCTTCCTTGAAACTGGTCGAGGACTTAAAGGAAGGTTCCTACGAGCGGAAAAGCGAAACGCGGGTGGACCCCGCCCAAGGACGGCTGGCTTACACTTACAAAACGAAAAAGCATCACGGGACCAACGATATCGCCGTGGACCCCTTTATCCAGGACAGCGTGTCCCTGGTCTACTACCTCCGGACCCTTCCGCTTGAGGCGGGCAAATCCTACGACGTTCCCCTGCACCTGGGCGGCAACGCCCATGTGGCGCGAATTCGGGTCAAGGGCGTGGAAAAGATCAAAGTCCCCGCGGGATCTTTCGAGTGTTACCATCTCATCCCCGCGATCGTCGGCGAGGCGAAATCCGATTGGAGTTTGGAGGTCTGGCTCACCACCGACCTCCGCCGGTTGCCCGTCCTCCTCAAATCCAAAATCGCCGTGGGCTCCTTCACCGCCCGAATGAGCGACTTCATCCCAGGGACAACGGACGCCAAATAA
- a CDS encoding DUF2784 family protein has product MFWKISADVVALVHAACVVVMIFGPLWGWRKPFWRGVHLALLFVTAVAWSFYCPLSVFENVLRCRYDPSVGYDRGFLEHLKPIIDLRRHGSLIAWVVRGWLVLWAIIYGILWAREDKRKSGSASIPPH; this is encoded by the coding sequence ATGTTTTGGAAGATTTCGGCGGATGTGGTGGCGTTGGTTCACGCGGCGTGCGTGGTGGTGATGATTTTTGGGCCGTTGTGGGGATGGCGAAAACCGTTTTGGCGGGGGGTGCATTTGGCCCTATTATTCGTCACCGCCGTCGCCTGGTCCTTTTATTGCCCGCTTTCCGTTTTTGAGAACGTTTTAAGGTGCCGTTACGATCCCAGTGTGGGCTACGATCGGGGGTTTTTGGAACATTTGAAACCGATCATCGATCTTCGCCGCCATGGGTCCCTCATCGCTTGGGTGGTACGGGGATGGCTGGTCCTTTGGGCGATCATTTATGGGATTTTGTGGGCGAGGGAAGATAAAAGAAAATCGGGTTCCGCTTCCATCCCCCCGCACTGA
- a CDS encoding fatty acid desaturase — MAVPIEFAPKLDFNYSQVDALPKVSKLLSYAKADTKKSLFQLLNTIVPFGLMWYATYKSLSYSYWLTLLLSVPTALFVIRLFIFQHDAGHGSYFNSKKGNDFVGFWIGVLTLSPYQYWQKTHAIHHATSGNLDKRGMGDIDTLTVKEYQGLSAWGKFKYRAYRHPLTMFVVGPFFQFIIKHRYPYNIPKSWKREWRSVHLTNLALLGVFLLAWSTIGLRNFLLVQLPITYLACTAGAWLFYIQHQYPDTYWRRDNEWDYFDASVKGSSYYVLPKILQWFTGSIGLHHIHHYNSRIPNYGLQKCYDENPEFQNVTRLTIWSSLKCISLALWDEEKKKLISFRALSATSA; from the coding sequence ATGGCCGTCCCCATCGAATTCGCACCGAAACTCGATTTTAATTATTCCCAAGTCGACGCACTTCCCAAGGTGTCGAAGCTCTTGTCCTACGCCAAGGCCGACACAAAGAAAAGCTTGTTTCAATTGCTCAACACCATCGTCCCCTTCGGGCTCATGTGGTATGCCACCTATAAAAGCCTGTCCTACTCCTATTGGCTGACCTTGCTCCTGTCGGTTCCCACGGCCTTGTTTGTCATACGCCTGTTCATCTTCCAGCACGACGCGGGACACGGCTCTTATTTCAACTCGAAGAAGGGCAACGATTTCGTTGGGTTCTGGATCGGCGTTTTGACCTTATCCCCTTACCAATACTGGCAAAAAACCCACGCCATCCATCATGCCACCTCCGGCAATTTGGATAAACGCGGGATGGGCGACATCGACACCTTGACCGTGAAGGAATACCAGGGCCTATCCGCTTGGGGCAAATTCAAATACCGGGCCTATCGCCATCCTTTAACCATGTTCGTGGTGGGCCCATTTTTCCAATTCATCATCAAACACCGATATCCCTACAACATCCCGAAATCCTGGAAACGCGAGTGGAGAAGCGTCCACCTCACGAACTTGGCCCTTCTGGGGGTCTTCCTCTTGGCTTGGTCCACCATCGGACTGCGAAACTTCTTGCTGGTTCAGCTTCCTATCACTTACCTGGCCTGCACCGCCGGCGCCTGGCTGTTCTATATTCAACACCAGTATCCCGACACCTATTGGCGGCGGGACAACGAATGGGATTACTTCGACGCCTCCGTGAAGGGAAGCTCCTACTACGTTCTGCCGAAAATTCTTCAGTGGTTCACCGGAAGCATCGGGCTCCACCACATCCATCACTACAACAGCCGCATTCCCAACTACGGGCTACAGAAGTGTTACGACGAAAACCCCGAATTCCAAAACGTCACGCGCCTGACGATTTGGAGCAGTCTCAAATGCATTTCTCTGGCCCTCTGGGACGAGGAAAAGAAAAAACTGATTTCCTTCCGGGCCCTTTCCGCCACCAGCGCCTGA
- a CDS encoding lmo0937 family membrane protein — MLWTFAVVLMVLWLLGFVSSYTMGGFIHILLVVAVVLVLVRLIQGRPIVKG, encoded by the coding sequence ATGCTTTGGACATTCGCAGTGGTTTTGATGGTTTTGTGGTTACTTGGGTTTGTCAGCTCTTACACTATGGGAGGATTTATCCACATCCTACTGGTGGTCGCCGTGGTTTTGGTCCTCGTTCGCCTCATTCAGGGGCGGCCTATCGTAAAAGGATAA
- a CDS encoding DNA starvation/stationary phase protection protein: MDRAHPITGLNARETQPFGTIVKLPIALGEKACAASVENLNQLLADTMTLRDLYKKHHWQVSGPTFNLLHLLFDKHFQEQSALVDAVAERIQTLGGVGIAMAADVAETTIVPRPPRGREGVPAQLARLLHAHEIVLEEARAMARKAGEDGDEGTNDLLVSDIIRTNELQVWFASQHLVQEPVQGSKIK, translated from the coding sequence ATGGATCGCGCGCATCCTATCACGGGCTTGAACGCGCGGGAGACTCAGCCCTTCGGCACCATCGTCAAATTGCCCATCGCTCTCGGGGAAAAGGCCTGCGCGGCCAGCGTGGAGAATCTAAATCAACTCCTGGCCGACACGATGACCCTGCGGGATCTTTACAAGAAACATCATTGGCAAGTGTCCGGCCCCACGTTCAACTTGCTCCACCTGTTGTTTGATAAGCACTTCCAAGAACAAAGCGCCTTGGTGGATGCGGTGGCCGAACGGATTCAGACGCTGGGGGGCGTCGGAATCGCCATGGCGGCGGATGTAGCGGAAACCACCATCGTTCCGCGTCCTCCACGGGGCCGCGAAGGGGTCCCCGCCCAATTGGCGAGGCTTCTCCATGCCCATGAAATCGTGTTGGAGGAAGCGCGAGCCATGGCGCGCAAAGCCGGCGAGGACGGAGATGAAGGGACGAACGATCTTTTGGTGAGCGATATCATCCGGACCAATGAACTTCAGGTCTGGTTCGCTTCCCAACACTTGGTTCAAGAGCCGGTGCAGGGAAGCAAAATTAAATAA
- a CDS encoding lmo0937 family membrane protein has protein sequence MFEVIAVVLLILWILGLVSAHTMGGYIHLLLILAVIVVVVRFLQGKRGHK, from the coding sequence ATGTTTGAGGTTATCGCGGTTGTTTTGTTGATTTTGTGGATTCTGGGCTTGGTGAGCGCGCACACCATGGGCGGCTACATCCACTTGTTGCTGATTTTGGCCGTCATCGTCGTTGTCGTGCGTTTTCTTCAGGGGAAGCGAGGTCATAAATAG
- a CDS encoding RNA polymerase sigma factor — MALNRVRNQIRRRGKRHMVSLDAGSEEGANRRELPEKGRALEEIVAQGRDSDKLRWAVEGLSEPFRSIFILHYYQHFPLKEITQKLGKPLGTVKVYLHRARKHVHAAFVGPSGAASPSAPGSFL, encoded by the coding sequence ATCGCGCTGAACCGCGTCCGAAACCAAATCCGCCGGAGAGGAAAGCGACATATGGTTTCCCTGGACGCCGGTTCGGAAGAAGGGGCCAACCGCAGGGAACTCCCCGAAAAAGGACGCGCCCTGGAAGAAATCGTGGCCCAAGGGAGGGATTCCGACAAGCTCCGATGGGCCGTGGAAGGTCTTTCGGAACCCTTTCGGTCGATTTTTATTCTTCACTATTACCAACATTTCCCCCTGAAGGAAATCACCCAGAAACTGGGGAAACCGCTCGGAACGGTCAAAGTCTATCTCCACCGCGCGCGCAAACACGTTCACGCCGCTTTCGTGGGCCCTTCCGGTGCCGCCTCCCCTTCTGCGCCCGGGAGTTTCCTTTGA
- a CDS encoding DUF3309 family protein — translation MSERQSNLWIVGILLTYMVAFLPLWPYSLTWDYTISGRIIVVLSLFLVLKITKHL, via the coding sequence GTGAGCGAACGACAGTCGAACCTATGGATTGTGGGAATCTTGTTGACCTACATGGTCGCGTTCCTCCCTCTTTGGCCGTACAGCCTCACCTGGGACTACACCATCAGCGGGAGGATCATCGTCGTCCTTTCTTTATTCCTCGTTTTGAAAATCACAAAACACCTCTGA
- a CDS encoding PAS domain S-box protein: MTPSLSNRRSPRDEARWRRRQWGGDAVGALVLLSIIISAVFVFSSLHRTPLSVFRGGWETAHFVFFLSFISIGLVVLWRLGPRHFPLRFLAGSSVRAVVLRQFLPVAAAAVLVFDVLNVASNGNAKLTLSSFFVLLLSFITIVYLSFRSAVVIGRRIETSLKESEDRYSILVNSLKDHAVLLLDPVGHVITWNAGAERIFGYRPEEVMGEPVSCLFSREEREDGKMQNTFKEAKLQNFFEEEGWRTRKNGSLFWAEIVTTPFSNQKKVVLGFSQVIRDITRRKQSQDTLTASLREKEALLKEIHHRVKNNLQMISSLLRLQSENIQDPALLAIFLESQNRVRSMAIIHECLYQSPDLARMDFSDYVGKLTDNLLRTYSVQMDKIKLRLDVAKVPLSLDIAIPCGLIVTELVSNALKYAYPGGREGTIFVQFRVLSGNAFELTVADDGVGLNHDIDFESTESLGLRLVHILTEQLRGRISVQSKGGARFTIAFIDPAKRSPIEGGTL; encoded by the coding sequence ATGACGCCTTCTCTGTCCAACAGAAGGTCGCCCCGCGACGAAGCCCGCTGGAGGCGGCGCCAATGGGGCGGTGACGCCGTCGGAGCCCTGGTTCTACTGTCGATTATCATAAGCGCGGTTTTTGTCTTCTCTTCTTTACATAGAACCCCCCTGTCCGTTTTCCGCGGCGGCTGGGAAACCGCTCATTTCGTGTTTTTCCTGAGCTTCATTTCCATCGGGCTCGTGGTCCTGTGGCGGTTGGGGCCTCGGCATTTCCCCCTTCGCTTCCTGGCGGGCTCATCGGTGCGCGCGGTGGTCCTTCGGCAATTCCTCCCGGTCGCCGCCGCGGCGGTACTGGTTTTTGATGTTTTGAACGTTGCCTCCAATGGGAACGCGAAACTAACGCTTTCCTCATTTTTCGTTCTTCTCCTGTCTTTTATCACGATCGTCTACCTTTCGTTTCGGAGCGCGGTGGTGATCGGTCGGCGAATTGAGACCTCGCTAAAGGAAAGCGAGGACCGATACAGCATCCTCGTCAACAGCCTCAAGGACCACGCGGTTTTGCTTTTAGACCCGGTGGGCCACGTCATCACCTGGAACGCGGGCGCTGAACGTATTTTCGGATACAGACCGGAGGAAGTCATGGGAGAACCCGTTTCGTGCCTTTTCTCCCGGGAAGAACGGGAAGATGGGAAGATGCAAAACACCTTTAAAGAAGCAAAACTTCAGAACTTTTTTGAAGAGGAAGGATGGCGGACGCGAAAAAATGGTTCTCTCTTCTGGGCTGAAATCGTGACGACTCCATTTTCAAACCAAAAAAAGGTCGTGTTGGGATTTTCCCAAGTCATCCGGGATATCACTCGCCGAAAACAAAGCCAGGACACCCTCACCGCGTCGCTTCGGGAAAAAGAAGCCCTGTTGAAGGAAATCCACCACCGCGTGAAAAATAACCTCCAGATGATCTCCAGTCTTCTCCGCCTCCAATCTGAGAACATCCAAGACCCGGCGCTCCTGGCCATTTTCTTGGAAAGCCAGAACCGGGTACGGTCCATGGCCATTATTCACGAATGTCTCTACCAATCGCCGGACCTGGCCCGCATGGATTTTTCAGATTATGTCGGGAAACTGACCGACAATCTGCTCCGAACTTACAGCGTTCAAATGGACAAAATCAAGCTGAGGCTCGACGTGGCCAAGGTTCCCCTGAGCCTGGACATCGCCATCCCCTGCGGTCTCATCGTGACGGAGTTGGTGTCCAACGCCTTAAAATACGCCTATCCCGGAGGGCGGGAGGGAACCATCTTCGTGCAATTCCGGGTGTTGTCGGGAAATGCGTTCGAACTCACGGTCGCCGACGACGGGGTGGGGTTGAACCATGACATTGATTTCGAATCCACCGAATCCTTGGGTCTCCGGTTGGTCCACATCTTGACGGAGCAGTTGCGGGGTCGTATCTCCGTTCAGAGCAAGGGGGGCGCGCGGTTTACCATCGCTTTTATAGATCCTGCAAAACGATCGCCAATAGAGGGAGGGACGTTATGA
- a CDS encoding response regulator, translating into MKGTKILIVEDERIVAEDLKRFLMKTGYVVTGIAASGEEAIRNVELQRPDLVLMDIRIQGPQDGIEVAERLYAEYNLPVSFLTAYADSATLDRAKVTMPFGYILKPFETRSLQAVIELALHRHMMEKVVGEMDDWHARALRHLPGNLIATDRTGRILFLNKGAEKLSGWTPDALIGKPLSTLLSQEKGDSTTTREGDSCSERPGLLRTKAGIAVPVVFTKSPLPSEDGEPDGHLILVKS; encoded by the coding sequence ATGAAAGGGACAAAGATTCTGATTGTGGAAGACGAGCGCATCGTGGCGGAAGACCTGAAAAGATTTTTAATGAAAACGGGCTACGTCGTCACCGGGATCGCGGCCAGCGGTGAAGAAGCCATCCGAAACGTGGAGCTTCAGCGGCCAGACCTTGTTTTGATGGACATTCGGATCCAAGGACCCCAGGACGGAATCGAAGTGGCGGAGCGCCTCTACGCCGAATACAACCTGCCCGTGAGTTTCCTGACCGCTTACGCGGATAGCGCCACTCTGGACCGGGCAAAAGTAACGATGCCGTTCGGTTATATCCTGAAACCCTTTGAAACACGGTCCCTCCAAGCCGTGATCGAGTTGGCCCTCCATCGGCACATGATGGAAAAGGTGGTGGGCGAAATGGACGATTGGCACGCCCGCGCTCTCCGCCACCTTCCGGGCAATCTCATCGCCACGGACCGAACCGGTCGAATCTTATTTTTAAACAAGGGAGCCGAAAAGCTTTCGGGCTGGACGCCGGACGCCCTGATTGGAAAACCCTTGTCCACCCTTCTCTCCCAGGAAAAAGGGGATTCCACCACCACCCGGGAAGGAGACTCCTGTTCGGAACGCCCCGGTCTTCTTCGGACGAAAGCTGGAATCGCCGTTCCCGTGGTCTTCACGAAATCTCCGCTCCCCAGCGAGGACGGTGAGCCGGACGGCCACTTGATTCTCGTCAAATCCTGA